From the genome of Spartobacteria bacterium:
GTATAGAACATAATGCACAACATTTTTGAATCAGATCGTGTATCAGATAAGACGAATACAAAAGCAGTTAATCGCCGCAAATCGAATGTTAAAATGTCATCTATGCTGGTGGCATCAAAGGCCGTCAAAAATCAGGCGGCACGTCGGCGTCGAATGACGTCTTTCACCGTGATATCCATCGCATTAGCAGGGCTCATCTGGGGGTCTGTGTTGGGATTTCGCTCCATTGGCCGCGTCTTATTTACCGAAAATGATGACTATTTGATTCAGCAGGTTATCTGTCGGTCCGACGGACGTCTGGCCACACCGGCACGCATCAAAGAATGGTCGGAAGTGCAGCCCGGCATGAATCTGTTCGAAGTGGATATTGCATCTATTCGAGAGCATTTGGAAACAAGGGTTCCAGTGATATCCACCGTTACCGTGAAACGACATTTACCGGATACTATTGAAATCCAGGTAAACGAGCGTCAGGGGCTGGCGCAGCTGGAGAAAAATATTATTGGTGTCCCGCTGGATGTGGATAAAGAAGGGTATGTGTTGGGCCCCAGTGCGAAATCGTCCAAACTGCCGGTAATTGTAGGATATCGTCAGGCTGGGCTGCGACCGGGCAGCTTTGTCGAAGATACCTCGCTGAAGGACGCGTTGGACGTATTGCGTATATGCGATGAAACATCGCTCGGCCAGTACGTTGTGGTGGAGCAGGTCTCCGTGGGGCATCCGGATTTCCTGGATCTGCGTCTGAAAGGTGATGTGCGGGTTACTCTGGCAAAAAATCGTTATCAGGCGCGCCTGGCCAAGGTGGCCGGGACTCTTGAATATGCAAAGCAGAACGGTCGCTTTCTTAAAACGATCGATGCCACAGGCGAGCGTAATTTCCCTATAGAATATCGTTAAGGAATTTTCATGGCAGTAAATTATACACCGATAGTAGCATTAGAGATGGGAACGTATAAAATACGTGTTCTCGTTGGTGAACTGATGGAGGATGACCAGATTATGATTGTCGGTGTGGGGGAGTGTCCCTCACGCGGTATTCGCAAAGGGGAAATCATTCATTTTGACAATGCCTTAACCTGCGTCAAGACAGCGATTAAACTAGCAGAAGATCAATCCAATATTGAGATCGAAGCGGTGCACATGGTTTTTTCTGGCGGGCATATTCTGGGTTGCGTCAATCAGGGCATGGTGCCCATTGAAGAACCGGAAATCACACAGGAAAGTATTGCACGCGTGATGGAAGTGGCCAAGGCCATTAATTTGCCGGAAGATCGATGTGCACTTCATACACTGGCTAAACATTTTTATGTGGACGATCAGCCGGGTGTCGTCGATCCCAGAGGGATGGACGGATCACGTTTATCGGTGGACATGCTGGTTCTGCATGCCTTTCGCAATCGCGTAAGAAATGCACGCAAACTGGTGGAAAGCGGCGGTTTTGTGAAAGTCGTTGATACAGCCTTTGGTGGTATCTGTTCCGCCATGGCCACGCTGACGCCGGAAAACAAAGAAAGCGGCGTGATTGTTATCGATGTGGGCGGAGGTACAACAGATTATTTTGTT
Proteins encoded in this window:
- a CDS encoding FtsQ-type POTRA domain-containing protein; amino-acid sequence: MHNIFESDRVSDKTNTKAVNRRKSNVKMSSMLVASKAVKNQAARRRRMTSFTVISIALAGLIWGSVLGFRSIGRVLFTENDDYLIQQVICRSDGRLATPARIKEWSEVQPGMNLFEVDIASIREHLETRVPVISTVTVKRHLPDTIEIQVNERQGLAQLEKNIIGVPLDVDKEGYVLGPSAKSSKLPVIVGYRQAGLRPGSFVEDTSLKDALDVLRICDETSLGQYVVVEQVSVGHPDFLDLRLKGDVRVTLAKNRYQARLAKVAGTLEYAKQNGRFLKTIDATGERNFPIEYR
- the ftsA gene encoding cell division protein FtsA, whose amino-acid sequence is MAVNYTPIVALEMGTYKIRVLVGELMEDDQIMIVGVGECPSRGIRKGEIIHFDNALTCVKTAIKLAEDQSNIEIEAVHMVFSGGHILGCVNQGMVPIEEPEITQESIARVMEVAKAINLPEDRCALHTLAKHFYVDDQPGVVDPRGMDGSRLSVDMLVLHAFRNRVRNARKLVESGGFVKVVDTAFGGICSAMATLTPENKESGVIVIDVGGGTTDYFVYADQCVAAAGSLSVGGDHITNDISTGLRIPLVQAERLKIEAGCAMTGYVADDQVVVLRSEGGFHGKNVFLSDLHKIINARMEEILSMVRHEVMKTVAIETIGSGVLLTGGVSQLKRVTDLTSKVFGLPCKVGTPRGFTGFPLSTDGPACAAPLGMLKIGFRAMARDTQSSGLISRIKDWFQR